One Haloarchaeobius amylolyticus genomic window, GACGACGAGTGCGCCGAGCGTGATGCCCGCGGTCTTCAGCGGTTTCGTGGCGGGGATCTTCCCCGACCGGACCGCGTGGACCGTGTACCGGGCCTCCCGGACGAGTTCGACCGGCGTCAGCAGGACGTTCTTGACGTCCTCCTTGATGCTGCGGCCGACGGCACGGAGCAGGCTCATGCCTCGTTCACCCCGTCGGCGAGTTTGCCCTTCTTGACGTTCAGCCACATGAACGCGCCGATGATGACGACGGCGACGAGGCTGATGGCGGCACCCTCACCGTACTGGGAGAACGAGAACGCCTCCTTGTACGCGTAGAGGATGATGAGTTCGTTGGCGCGCGCGGGGCCGCCGTTGTTGAACACGAAGGGGATGAGCAGTTGCTGGAACGATGCCGCGGCGGTCAGGATGGACGCGAACAGCACGGGGCGCTTGATGGACGGGAGCGTCACGTGCAGGAAGCGCGAGAAGTAGCCCGCGCCGTCGACCATCGCCGCCTCGTGGAGTTCGTCGGGCACGTTCTGGAGCGCGCTCACGGTGATGATGACCATGAACGGGTAGGCGAGCCACGCCTCGGTGATGTTGTAGGCCATGAACGCCATCCAGCGCTTGCTCATCCACGCGATGGAGTCCATGCCGAGGGTGCCAAGCACCTGGTTGGCCAGCCCGAACTCGGCGGAGCTGAAGATGCCACGCCAGACGGTGATGGTGAAGATGGCCGGCAGGCCCATCGGGACGATGATGAGCGAGCGCATCCACCGCTTGCCGCGCACGCGGTCACCGGTCACGACGAGGGCGATGCCGAGGCTCAGGCAGATCTTCAGGA contains:
- a CDS encoding carbohydrate ABC transporter permease; translation: MSTESGVAQRVEDIPFLEREDASLLLVLPGLFMFSAFMLFPILYLIGVSFTNAKPSNLFAGEGALSLLTFGEATFIGLENYISVLTDPAFWNSFGITWLFVATSVILKICLSLGIALVVTGDRVRGKRWMRSLIIVPMGLPAIFTITVWRGIFSSAEFGLANQVLGTLGMDSIAWMSKRWMAFMAYNITEAWLAYPFMVIITVSALQNVPDELHEAAMVDGAGYFSRFLHVTLPSIKRPVLFASILTAAASFQQLLIPFVFNNGGPARANELIILYAYKEAFSFSQYGEGAAISLVAVVIIGAFMWLNVKKGKLADGVNEA